The Scomber japonicus isolate fScoJap1 chromosome 9, fScoJap1.pri, whole genome shotgun sequence genome includes a region encoding these proteins:
- the ndc80 gene encoding kinetochore protein NDC80 homolog — protein sequence MDRGRMSRASGRPSELTAMRVQDSNRMSMVYTTPQSKPSFGKLNIPKPQSVTSERRTSFFGPRTSGAGVRRNSTMSGFGGTEKIKDARPLHDKSFVQQCIRQLHEFLTEQGYPGTLSVKTLQSPSTKEFVKMFEFIYRQLDPTFEMPKSKVEEEVPAILKALRYPFVLSKCSMYSVGAPHTWPQALGALMWLIDNVKIYWGSSKQELLFSDFCEDSDNIEEGAEYNKLFLDYTTETYCKFMQGDDTYDYEDEVFLNKLKKLYNVDEALLTSMAEKHRILTEEVERLEKESQTDRLMTKRMEKVKLQSDLKKLQTYHSSLDVFKANLESKTSELKDELDNTVSHLESLKHERDELQHLLQNQKFTPADVERINREKRELQQTISTLSKSLEDTEQHKWNEEIALAKGKEKAELKLAEYHKLARKLKLIPLSAENACGHDFEIRPFQCGPSSMVQHKTQIQMLLRKLNSDVEEEKSRLTNVKLSLEESCEQVNTNILDKSNDLKQLREQIRKLDDWLGSDMQELAREEQDWAEEVESVENHCKLLEKNVSYGYDESVQQLKATEQQYHLVLQETKEKRRIVANNLASVCTTATNHLSVTEKCLEDLHSRVQSLCAKAVEEDEAAVQKLRETLKSFTCKENRL from the exons ATGGATCG TGGGAGGATGAGTCGGGCATCAGGCAGGCCGTCGGAGCTGACTGCTATGAGGGTGCAAGACAGCAACAGGATGAGCATGGTGTACACAACGCCTCAGAG TAAACCATCTTTTGGAAAGCTCAACATACCCAAACCACAGTCTGTGACCTCTGAAAGGCGGACCAGCTTCTTTGGTCCTCG GACTAGTGGAGCTGGCGTGCGTCGCAACAGCACCATGTCAGGGTTTGGAGGAACTGAGAAGATCAAAGATGCTCGACCTCTGCATGATAAATCTTTTGTCCAGCAGTGTATCAGACAACTGCATGAG TTCTTGACAGAGCAGGGTTACCCTGGCACTTTGTCCGTCAAGACCCTGCAGTCTCCCTCTACCAAGGAGTTTGTGAAGATGTTTGAGTTCATCTACCGCCAGCTTGACCCAACATTTGAGATGCCAAAATCAAAAGTAGAAGAGGAGGTCCCAGCTATCCTGAAAGCCCTGAG GTATCCATTTGTTCTCTCCAAGTGTTCAATGTATTCTGTCGGAGCTCCTCATACCTGGCCTCAAGCGCTGGGTGCCCTCATGTGGCTGATTGATAATGTCAAG atCTACTGGGGTTCGAGTAAGCAGGAGCTACTGTTCAGTGACTTCTGTGAAGACAGTGACAACATTGAGGAAGGGGCTGAATATAACAAG CTCTTCTTGGACTACACAACCGAGACGTACTGCAAGTTCATGCAGGGTGATGACACGTATGACTATGAGGATGAAGTATTCCTCAATAAACTAA agAAGCTTTACAATGTAGACGAAGCCCTGTTGACCTCGATGGCGGAGAAACACAGGATACTAACTGAAGAGGTGGAACGACTGGAGAAGGAGAGCCAAACG GATCGTTTAATGACCAAGAGGATGGAAAAGGTGAAGCTGCAGTCAGACCTCAAGAAGCTGCAGACTTATCATAGCAGTCTGGATGTCTTCAAAGCCAACCTGGAGAGCAAAACCTCCGAACTGAAAGATGAGCTGGACAACACAG TTAGTCATCTTGAGTCTCTGAAACATGAACGGGATGAACTGCAGCACCTTCTGCAGAACCAGAAGTTTACTCCAGCTGATGTAGAGAGGATcaacagagagaagagggagcTCCAGCAGACCATCTCCACACTCAGCAAGTCTCTTGAAGATACTGAACAACACAAGTGGAACGAAGAGATTGCTCTGGCCAAAGGGAAAGAGAAG GCGGAGTTGAAGCTAGCAGAGTACCACAAACTGGCACGTAAACTGAAGCTGATACCACTCTCTGCAGAGAACGCCTGTGGTCACGATTTTGAGATCAGGCCTTTTCAGTGTGGACCCAGCAGCATGGTTCAGCATAAAACACAGATACAG ATGCTCCTGAGGAAACTGAACAGTGATGTTGAGGAGGAGAAAAGTCGACTGACCAACGTGAAACTCAGTCTGGAGGAGTCTTGTGAACAG GTGAATACTAATATCTTGGACAAGTCCAACGACTTGAAGCAACTGAGAGAGCAGATTCGCAAGCTGGATGACTGGCTGGGTTCTGACATGCAG GAGCTAGCCCGAGAGGAACAGGACTGGGCAGAAGAGGTGGAGTCCGTGGAGAACCATTGTAAACTTCTTGAGAAGAATGTTAGTTATGGTTACGATGAGTCAGTACAACAGCTGAAGGCAACAGAACAACA GTACCACCTGGTGCTGCAGGAGACAAAGGAGAAGAGACGAATAGTGGCTAACAACCTCGCATCTGTATGTACCACGGCGACTAACCACTTGTCGGTTACAGAG AAGTGCCTAGAGGATCTTCACAGCAGGGTGCAGTCTCTTTGCGCCAAGGCTGTGGAAGAGGATGAGGCGGCTGTACAGAAGCTGCGGGAAACTTTGAAGAGCTTCACATGTAAGGAAAACCGTTTATAA